CAGCACCTTGTTGGGCAGCAGGGCAGAGGCCTCTGGACTTTGTCCTGCATGCTCTGGAGCCGGGGGCTTTGGCAAGAGGTGTGGGGAGCTGAAGAGGGCTCCTTAGGGATTAAGAGCTTGCGTCAAGCACATTTTGggactggagagaaagagaggaagacacaaagccATCATCCCGGGGAAGTGGCAGCAAATCTAGGAGTAGCAGAGGTGGGAAGTAGGACTTGTTTGGATTTGCCCTGCCTTTGTCGCTGTGCTGTACTGACTGTATGAGACACACGGCACCGTCCTGTCTCAAGAGGTGAAGTCAGACAGAACAGgttccaatcccagctctgctactggCACCAGGGAGTGGTAGCTGCCATTGTGGTTGTTGCCAACAGAAACGGTAATAGTAACAACAGACCATCCCCTGCAGGCTATCTGGTGCGCCAAGCCCTTGTCCCCAACCAGCGCTGGACCTGCTTCAATCCCTCTGGGTTGAGGAAGGAGCTGGGTGGGAgctgggagcccccacccccaaccaggcTGCCTTTGCTCATCTCTGGTCTCAGGCAGGTCGGGGGAAGCTACAtggagggctggggggcgggTGTGCTcccctgggcaggggtgggactTATGTTACCCGCGCCCCCCATGGCAGAAATCCGGGGAGCTGGTTGCCGTGAAGGTCTTCAACACCGCCAGCTACCTGCGACCCCGCGAGGTGCAGGTGAGGGAGTTTGATGTCCTGCGAAAGCTGAACCACCAGAACATCGTCAAGCTCTTTGCGGTGGAGGAGACGGTGGGTCCAGTGCTTGGTCAGAGGGAGGTGGTCTTGTCCTTGACCCACACAGGCTGGAAAGACTCAGGTCACAGAATCATGGAGACGTGGTCACATGCTTGTCAGCAGGTCAGCCGGAGAGGCAACCTGTAGGGTGGAGTAAGGAATGTGGGGTGGGATGTGCGGGGGAAAGTGAGGGTGGGTGGTAGGGCCTAATcaaagagggcttcctggaaaaGGTAATCTTGGGCTCAGGTGTGTGGGGTCACTGTAAGGCCAAGGAGGGAAGGCCAGGCCAGAAGCTGGGACCTAGAGAAGGGGGGTTTTTGGCTCTAGGCTGAGTCACTCCCTCTTGAGAAAGCTGGTTCCTCACACAGCGATGGAAGGGGACATTTGCCTTCTGCCCCAAGCTTCCCTGTCTCCGTCCCATCCACAGGGGGGCAGCCGGCAGAAGGTGCTGGTGATGGAGTACTGCTCCGGTGGGAGCCTGCTGAGCGTGCTCGAAAGCCCCGAGAACGCCTTCGGGCTGCCGGAGGATGAGTTTCTGGTGGTGCTGCGCTGTGTGGGTGAGCCCCTCCTTGACCCCCCACCGGGAAGTCtcccccctctttccctcctccccactcagaccagccccaggcccagccctcaGGGGAAGGCGATGTCCCAGAGGGTCTGGCATTTCTGAAAAAAGTAGCCAAACAGAGAAGACATTCTGTCCCTAAGAGGCTCTCCGTTCACAGACCAGGACAGACTCTGTCCAGGTCCAGGACAGACACTGATGAATGGACAGAATCCAAGTACAGTACAACTTTGGATTGCGAGTGacctgttctgtgagtgttccgcaagacaagcaaacatttctaatacattttaacttgatataCGAGCGACGTCTTGCAATACGAGTGGCACGGATGCcagatgtcacatgatcacaactgagccaatggttcctgaAATTTGCTTGgatatacaaatgctttgaattataagcatgtttccagaacgaattatgcttgccAACCCCAACGTTTTTACTATATCTGATTCCGGCTAATTAGCAGTCTAAAACTCTAGcctaaaaacaattcttttttttttttaacgtttattcatttttgagacagagggagacagagcatgaacgggggaaggtcagagagagagggagacaaagaatctgaaacaggcttcaggctctgagctgtcagcacggagcctgacgcgggttcgaactcatggaccacgagatcatgacctgagcggaagtcggatgcccaaccgactgagccacccaggcgccccactagccTAAAAACAATTCTTAAAGCAGGTTGTCCACCAGAgttcatagcagtgttattcacaacAGCCGTGAGAAGAAAACAACCCACACGTCATGGACAGATGGATGCACAAACAAAATAGGGTATATACACATAATGGggtactattcagccttaaaaaggaatgaaattctgacacatgctatatgtggatgaacctagaagacactgctaagtgaagtaagtcacagtcaaatccatagggacagaaagtcaAATGGCAtgtggcgggggcagggggaggaatgCAGAGTGATTGTTTAATAGGTAGAGTGTCTATTTGGGACATTGGCAAAGCTGTGgagatggacagtggtgatggtcacacaacagtgtgaatggacTTAATGCCACGGGGTTTTtacacttaaaatgattaaaatgctaaattttatgctaggtatattttattacaatttttaactttttgagagagggtgatcaagggagggcagagagagaaagagagaggaggagacacagaatctgaagcaggctccaggctctgagctgtcagcacagagcccaacacagggctcgaacccatgagttgtgagatcatgacctgagccaaagtcagacacttaaccgactgagccacccaggcgcccctattacactttttaaaaataaatcagacaagAAGGGGGATGCCATCTTTGGGGAGGCAGAGACACCATCCTTCTTAATTTCTTAGGGAATCCCAGTGGAACCTCAGCACCCGTGTCTTTGGGCTCCCCGCCTTTGCCCTGTGCCCATGTCTGTCCTGCTTTTCCTGTGGCTCTGTCAGCCCATGCGAACTCTCTATCTGGACCCAAGGGCGTCCTTCCCCCCAAAAGAAGCCCCACACACTGAGCTGTTCCTGGCCAGAGAGCTAGCAGCCCTCCCTCCGTCCCCAGTGGCCGGCATGAACCACCTGCGGGAAAACAGCATTGTCCACCGCGACATCAAGCCTGGAAACATCATGCGCCtcatgggggaggaggggcagagcatCTATAAGCTGACGGACTTCGGGGCCGCCCGGGAGCTGGATGACGATGAGAAGTTTGTCTCTGTCTATGGCACTGAGGAGTACCTGGTGAGTCAGGTGTTGAATAGGGGCTCTGTTCAATCCCCCTGTGTGGGGCAGGGTATCTGTCACCCCTGCACCCCAACCAGAAGGATTTATTCTGTTCTCTAAGATAGAAAAGGTGATGCTGCACCCTGCCTGGGCCTCCCTGCCCAAGTGTCCCTGCCCGGGCCCCTCTGGCCGGgccccccctgccccaggcctcccTTGTGCAATTAGTTCCTTGATGTGATCCTCACCTAGGATGGGGCACTACTGATCACCACTTTCCCCAGGGCAGAGAGTGGGCACATGGAAATGCTCTGGATGGGCTAACTCCACACcaatgtgggttgtttttttggtttttttttaagtttatttattttttttcaatatatgaaatttattgtcaaattggtttccatacaacacccagtgctcatcccaaaaggtgccctcctcaatacccatcacccaccctcccctccctctcaccccccatcaaccctcagtttgttctcagtttttaagagtctcttatgctttggctctctcccactctaacctcttttttttttttccttccccttccccatgggtttctgttaagtttctcaggatccacataagagtgaacacatatggtatctgtctttctctgtatggcttatttcacttagcatcacactctccagttccatccatgttgctacaaagggccatatttcgttctttctcattgccatgtagtactccattgtgtatataaaccacaatttctttatccattcatcagttgatggacatttaggctctttccataatttggctattgttgagagtgctgctataaacattggggtacaagtgcccctatgcatcagtactcctgtacccttgggtaaattcctagcagtgctattgctgggtcatagggtaggtctatttttaattttctgaggaacctccacactgctttccagagtggctgcaccaatttgcattcccaccaacagtgcaagagggttcctgtttctccacatcctctccagcatctatagtctcctgatttgttcattttggtcagagactggcgtgaggtgatatctgagtgtggttttgatttgtatttccctgataaggagcgacgttgagcatcttttcatgtgcctgttggccatccagatgtcttctttagagaagtgtctattcatggtttctgcccatttcttcactgggttatttgtttttcgggtgtggagtttggtgagctctttatagattttggatacgagccctttgtctgatatgtcatttgcaaatatcttttcccattccgttggttgccttttagttttgttggttgtttcctttgctgtgcagaagctttttatcttcataaggtcccagtaattcatttttgcttttaattcccttgcctttggggatgtgtcgagtaagagattgctacggctgaggtcagagaggtcttttcctgctttctcctctagggttttgatggtttcctgtctcacattcaggtcctttatccattttgagtttatttttgtgaatggtgtaagaaagtggtctagtttcaaccttctgcatgttgccgtccagttctcccagcaccatttgttaaagagactgtcttttttccattggatgttctttcctgctttgtcaaagatgagttggccatacgtttgtgggtctagttctggggtttctattctattccattggtctatgtgtctgtttttgtgccaataccatgctgttttgatgatgacagctttgtagtagaggctaaagtctgggattgtgatgcctcctgctttggccttcttcttcaaaattcctttggctattcggggccttttgtggttgcatatgaattttaggattgcttgttgtagtttcgagaagaatgctggtgcaattttgattgggattgcattgaatgtgtagatagctttgggtagtattgacattttgacaatatttattcttccaatccatgagcagggaatatctttccatttctttatatcttcttcaattaccttcataagctttctatagttttcagcatacagatctgttacatctttggttaggtttattcctaggtattttatgctttttggtgcaattgtgaatgggatcaatttctttgtctttctgttgcttcattgttagtgtataagaatgcaactgacttctgtacattgattttgtatcctgcaactttgctgaattcatgtatcagttctagcagacttttggtggagtctatcagattttccatgtataatatcatgtcatctgcaaaaagtgaaagcttgacttcatctttgccaattttgatgcctttgatttccttttgttgtctgattgctgatgctagaacttccaacactatgttaaacaacagcggtgagagtgggcatccctgtcgtgttcctgatctcagggaaaaagctctcaatttttctccattgaggatgatgttagctgtgggcttttcataaatggcttttatgatgtttaagtatgttccttctatcccgactttctcaagcgtttttattaagaaagcgtgctgaattttgtcaaaggccttttctgcatcgattgactggatcatatggttcttatcttttcttttattaatgtgatgtatcatgttgattgatttgcgaatgttgaaccagccctgcatcccaggaatgaatcccacttgatcatggtgaataattctttttatatgctgttgaattcgatttgctagtatcttattgagaatttttgcatccatattcatcagggatattggcctgtagttctctttttttactgggtctctgatttaggaatcaaagtaatactggcttcatagaatgagtctggaagttttccttccctttccatttcttggaatagcttgagaaggataggtattatctctgctttaaacgtctggtagaactcccctgggaagccatctagtcctggactcttacttgttgggagatttttgataaccgattcgatttcttcgctggttatgggtctgttcaagctttctatttcctcctgattgagttttagaagagtgtgggtgtttaggaatttgtccatttcttccaggttgtccaatttgattggcatataatttttcatagtattccttgataattgtttgtatctctgagggattggttgtaataattccattttcattcatgattttatctatttgggtcatctcccttttctttttgagaagcctggctagaggtttgtcaattttgtttattttttcaaaaaaacaactcttggtttcattggtcttatttatttattttgagagagagaatcccaagcaggctccggtgtcagtgcagagcccgatataggccttgaactcatgaactgtgagatcataacctgagccgaaaccaagaattggatgcttaactaactgagtcacccaggtgcccccatacccatttttgaaatgacaaaggAGATGGTTCTGATAGTTCTGTTTTCACCAAAGGTGGTGGAAGGAGGTCTGATGGATGGGGGCTCCAGCCCTTGCCCACCCACGTCTCCGTGGCTGCCCTCTCGTTCTCCCTTTCGCAGCACCCTGACATGTATGAACGGGCAGTGCTTCGCAAGCCCCAGCAGAAGACATTTGGGGTGACCGTGGATCTCTGGAGCATTGGGGTAACCCTGTACCACGCAGCCACCGGCAGCCTGCCCTTCGTCCCCTTCGGTGGACCACGGCGCAACAAGGAGATGATGTACGGTGGGCCACGGACAGGGAATGAGAAGGGACGGGCCCTGGACCTTCCTCCATGGGTCCCTGCTGTATCTCCTACTCCACCTCTCACTCTGTGGTCCTCCTCTGGGccacccccacccaggctccTTTCCGATCCTCTGTTACCAGCCAATGAAACAGGAAGCTGAGCCCGCCCTGACTGATGGGAGATGATCACGGTCCCTCAGCCCAGTGCTTCCCTTTAGCCTCCCTCCACGAGTGGCTCCCCCATCTCAGCAGAGGCTCCAAAGCTTGTGGAACCTGCCAGGGGCAAAGGTGGGGCAAGGACCCAGGCCCTGATCCCTTGTGGGAGGCCTTCCCAGGTTTCCTGCCGGCTGCTCCAGAAGTAGCTTCAGTCGGTGGCTGCTCCCACTGAGGGCACTGCTCAGAGCAGAAGAGGTTTAAGGTAGATTCGTGGGAAGGTCGAAACACCCACCCTCAGCTCAGGGGTCCAGCTGTGTGGAACCTGGATTAGGTTAGGGCAAGGGGAAGGAGATGGACAGGCGGGGGCTGTCAGGGAAGGCGGGACtttgaagggaggggagggtctgtGAAGTGGAGCACAGCGAGGACAGAGGTGCCGAGGCCGGCCAGATCGGGGGATGTGCAGTAAGGGGGTGGAGGAAGTGGACAGTGGAAAGGGGCCGAGAGCCTGACTGGGAATCTTGTTGGCTGAGGGCCAGGACTCTCAAATTCCGTTTCCAAGCTAATTCGGAGTGGCTGACTGATGGGAACCAACGCTCCGAGCCCTCCACGCTGAGTTTGCCATCCCGTGAAGTGTGATGGGCCAGGAGCCCCGCTGACCTGGTCCTGCCTCGCCCCAGGTACCGGATCACCACGGAGAAGCCGGCCGGGGCCATCGCAGGCACTCAGAGGCGGGAGAACGGGCCCCTGGAGTGGAGTTACACCCTCCCCATCACCTGCCGGCTGTCCATGTGAGTGGGgccctgcaggaggggcagacagactgGAGTCTGGGCTGGTGTCACCTACCCCTGCTGAGAGTCCCGCCCTACCTCGGAGGCCCCTGGCATGCAGTCAGCTGGGGCATAGGACTTTCCATTTCCACCTCACTGTTCCCATCCTCATGCCGGAATGGGTTCTTCCAGCtcttcctccccatcccacccTGCTCCACCGCCTTGGTCCTAGCTCTTGGGGACATTCTCAGGGAATGCCCTATTACCTACTCCAAGAGGACAAGTCTGGGACCTGGGCCCTCCTGACCGTCTGCATGTCCTGGGGCACAGGGGGCTGCAGAGCCAGCTGGTGCCCATCCTGGCCAACATCCTGGAGGTGGAGCAGGCCAAGTGCTGGGGCTTCGACCAGTTCTTTGCGGAGACCAGTGACATCCTGCAGCGAGTTGTTGTCCATGTCTTCTCCCTGTCTCAGGCGGTCCTGCACCACGTCTACATCCATGCCCACAACACGTGAGTAAGCAACGGAGGCCCGAGAACCTTCTCTACCCAAGCAGAAGGGTGTATCCCAGGCGGCATTGTGTGGGCTATTTAGATAGGAGAGCTTCTGGGTCCAATCCTAGTTTGGAAAATACTAGTTCCACAAAGTTAAAGTAAAACGGTTCTTCCTTGCTGTTAGACTCCACAGATTCAGCAATCTCTACGATGGTAATGTGCATTAGAAATCTGAGGGGtacctgtgtgcatgtgtgcatgcgtgtgtgcgtgtgttggcAATGTGTTTTCCAAAAGTACCGCTCATTGAACCCTTTATTTCTGGAGCATTTTATAGGACTAGGTGAATTTTACTGGGAGGGTTACGGGAAAGGGGTGTAAAGGTAGAGGCTGGGTATTGGAGCTCCTGTGTTCTGTTCCCACTGTCTCCATCCACCCTAAGACATGAGCTCCAACCTTTGTCTCTCCACCCTCGATAAGAGAGGAAGTCACCCGGTCCCTCCCTTTGAAAAGCTGACCTTCTCCATGGGTAAGGACTTAGCTGGGGTTTGGGTCCCCTGGACCCCTACCCTGACTACTGACACCTCCtaccctccccctttccccctaACTCCCTTGTGTGTTTAGGGTAGCCATCTTTCTGGAAGCCGTGTACAAGCAGACCAGTGTGGCCCCCCAGCATCAGGAGTACCTCTTTGAGGGTCACGTCTGTGTCCTTGAGCCCAGCCTCTCAGCGCAACACATCGCCCACACGACAGCAAGCAGCCCCCTGACCCTATTCAGCATGGCCAGCGAGACCCCCAAGGGGCTGGCCTTCAGGGACCGTGAGTAGGGCCACTCAGGCTGGCTCTTCTTTGCTACGAGGGGCAAGGGTTTACGATCCAAGGTATCGATTAATGTTTCTGTGGGTGTTTCCTTGCACCCAAAGGGTGCAGAAGGGATATTTGGCCTCTAATTCTACACCATGTGACTAAAATGCCATGTGACTCAGGCAGGTGGCTTGACCTCCCTCCCTGGGCTTCGCAGTGGCCACGGAGCTGTGAAAGAAACTTCGGTCGAAACGGGGGGATCTGGATTTAATATGTTTCCACAATCTCTGCAATCGGTGGGAAGGCCTCAGATAGTTTGGGTTGGAGGAAGCAGGAGTCCAAGGtgatggagagaagaaaaggtgGTCAGGGGCCCAGAGCTTTGTCTTCCAAGTTCTAGAAAAAGTATCATTCCTTCTCATTTGAATGATGCTGGTCTCATCCTCCTCAGGGTCTCCAATGCTGGAAAGGAGAATTAACCTTGAGACTCCTGGGCATGAGGGTGGTTTTAGCCCATCTTCTGGCTGTTTCTGGGACCTTGGATGTAAGGCTGCagttctccaaagaggacataagGGGGCAGTGAGAGACTGCACTTGTAAAGGAGCACATAAAGTGCATTTATTCAGGGTTGGTGAGGGGGGCTCTGTGTGAGGTGGGAAGCTAGAGatggaagagggggtgggggtggatgtgCGTGGTGAATGAGGAAAGAGGAACTTAGGATTCGTCCAGAGCCCCTCAGACAGGGCCTTTGTCTGCAGCCGCTCAGGACATCCCCAAGTTCTTCCCCAAAGTGGATCTGCAGGCGGATTACAGCACTGCCAAGGTGAGAGGCAGCccggggggcagggaggggtggcgCAGGGGGTCGAGTGGGAAACCTACCGCTGCCTCCTGTGTGTTTCAGAGCGTGTTGGGCGCTGGCTACCAGGCCCTGTGGCTGGCGCGGGCCCTGCTGGCCGGGCAGGAACTAATGCTTCGGGGGCTGTACTGGTTCGTGTAAGTACCCCGAGGGTGGACGGGGAGGGCAAACCGGGCGAGCCTCATGGTCCGGGGGCCATTCCTGCGTGTGCCGTGCCCTCGGTCCCCGGGGAGAGCAGAGCTCTGACTCAGCACCCCTCGGCAGGGAGATGCTCCAGGCCACATGCAGGCGGACGCTGGAGGTCACGCGGATGGCCCTCCTGTTCCTCAGCAGCAGCCTGGGCACTGAGAGGTGGGTGTCCTACCCAGGGCAGGGTGGGCTGCTGCAGGTGTGAGCCTGGCTCGGACCCCTCAGCCCTTCTCTGTCTGCCTGCTCTTCACCCCCAATATTTCCAACAACGCCCCTCGCCTCCCCACACCCAGAGCTCTTGCCCTCCCTGCCATCCAGGCGTGCAGGGGGCACTCCTGCCCTGTTCCTCATCCCCCACCCTGCTAGGTGACTGTGCATGCCTCCCCTGCCACCCAGacactgcggggggggggggggggggaagggcccATGGGGGCACTTCTTCAGCAGGTCCCAAGCCCCAGAGCAGCACGGCATCCCCCTGGACCTGACAGAGCTGGGATCGGGTGGTCTCATCCTCCACATTCTTCCTACTGTCTCTGTCCTCACCTTCTTCATCTCCCCCGGCCCTGCCTTGGGGCCCCATGCCCACTGCTCCTCGGACTTGGGCTAATTAGGGGTGATGGGCCAGATGTGAGGAGactgggaagaaggggaggagggaaccAAGCTGAAGAGTCTGGAGATGAGAAGCAGGAGGACTCCATTGGCCGGAGCACTTCCGAGCCATGGGCACAGCCCCCCGAATCTTGGAAGGCATGGGGGCTATGGTACAGTTGAGAGAAGGGGGCTCTGCAGGCCAGGAAAGCCTTCCCCACCAGAAGGAAACACGTAATGACCAAGGAGCAAAAACTGCGTGAACGTGCCTGATATCCCCACCCCTCACACCCCCTGGCCCTTATCCTCAGGAAGGTCCCGGGAGTTTCCCAGCAGTGGGTTGAGTCACTGCTCCCTTGCTTGGCAGCAGCAATGCTGATGATGGGGCAGATAGGGTGGTAGTGGTgcgggaggaggcagaggagagtcTCCAGATGTCAGGAACAGAGTCCCTGGCCTGACTGGTAGAGATAAGGGGCTGCAGGGGCACCAGCACTGCTCCTCAAAGCTCTGTCCAGAGCACAGAAAGGGGGTCCAGGGATAGATGTGGCCCCACGCACAGAGGGGTCCACATTCCCCTGCAGGAGGTAGCTCTTCCCAGGTGATAGGATGGTTGGGTAAAGAAAGACTAGATATGGGGAAAGGCAATCGTGGAGGTCTTCCTGGAAGAGGTAAAGCTTTTAAGGCCAGAGTGAAAGAGAATACCTTGAGTTGGGAGGTCCTGTGCAGGGACAGAAAAGGGGGTTGTGATTGAAGAGACTGGGGAAAGGATGCTGGTGATGTTTGTTGAAGCCATagtcaaaatgggaaaaaaatggaaaatatcccAGAGTGAAGGTAGAGCAGGGTGGAggagtggaaaggagaggagagaatgcaTGGAGGTCCTAGAAGGTCCAGTTGGCCGATTGGACCCCAATAAAATGGCCATTGGAGGTCTATTGTAGGTTCTTGAACAGGAAAGAAGTGTGTAGAGAAAGtatttatggtatttgtctgCCCACTTGCCCTGGACTGTGAGGACTGTGGAGAAGG
This genomic interval from Prionailurus viverrinus isolate Anna chromosome F1, UM_Priviv_1.0, whole genome shotgun sequence contains the following:
- the IKBKE gene encoding inhibitor of nuclear factor kappa-B kinase subunit epsilon isoform X5 yields the protein MQSTVNYLWHTDDLLGQGATASVYKARNKKSGELVAVKVFNTASYLRPREVQVREFDVLRKLNHQNIVKLFAVEETVGPVLGQREVVLSLTHTGWKDSGHRIMETWSHACQQGGSRQKVLVMEYCSGGSLLSVLESPENAFGLPEDEFLVVLRCVVAGMNHLRENSIVHRDIKPGNIMRLMGEEGQSIYKLTDFGAARELDDDEKFVSVYGTEEYLHPDMYERAVLRKPQQKTFGVTVDLWSIGVTLYHAATGSLPFVPFGGPRRNKEMMYRITTEKPAGAIAGTQRRENGPLEWSYTLPITCRLSMGLQSQLVPILANILEVEQAKCWGFDQFFAETSDILQRVVVHVFSLSQAVLHHVYIHAHNTVAIFLEAVYKQTSVAPQHQEYLFEGHVCVLEPSLSAQHIAHTTASSPLTLFSMASETPKGLAFRDPAQDIPKFFPKVDLQADYSTAKSVLGAGYQALWLARALLAGQELMLRGLYWFVEMLQATCRRTLEVTRMALLFLSSSLGTERFSSVAGMPEMQELKRVTELRSKLRALAEALSRYAHDITETQMSLNNLSSELMKNRDQHPADSVLFGQDEPHLQTVQEIQNEARPRLQRGADSQAG
- the IKBKE gene encoding inhibitor of nuclear factor kappa-B kinase subunit epsilon isoform X2, whose translation is MQSTVNYLWHTDDLLGQGATASVYKARNKKSGELVAVKVFNTASYLRPREVQVREFDVLRKLNHQNIVKLFAVEETVGPVLGQREVVLSLTHTGWKDSGHRIMETWSHACQQGGSRQKVLVMEYCSGGSLLSVLESPENAFGLPEDEFLVVLRCVVAGMNHLRENSIVHRDIKPGNIMRLMGEEGQSIYKLTDFGAARELDDDEKFVSVYGTEEYLHPDMYERAVLRKPQQKTFGVTVDLWSIGVTLYHAATGSLPFVPFGGPRRNKEMMYRITTEKPAGAIAGTQRRENGPLEWSYTLPITCRLSMGLQSQLVPILANILEVEQAKCWGFDQFFAETSDILQRVVVHVFSLSQAVLHHVYIHAHNTVAIFLEAVYKQTSVAPQHQEYLFEGHVCVLEPSLSAQHIAHTTASSPLTLFSMASETPKGLAFRDPAQDIPKFFPKVDLQADYSTAKSVLGAGYQALWLARALLAGQELMLRGLYWFVEMLQATCRRTLEVTRMALLFLSSSLGTESSVAGMPEMQELKRVTELRSKLRALAEALSRYAHDITETQMSLNNLSSELMKNRDQVHADRSIQQIQCCLDKMNLIYKQFKKSRMRPGLGYNEEQIHKLDKVNFGHLAKRLLQVFQEKCVQKYQTSLVTHGKWMREVHETRIHLRMVSCSVAAFNTEAQGAQESLSKILDQLSHQLLQDRTMGAQVSAPPTAPHPSPALTDLVLHMQELCEEVKLLAFDLQDNNRIIEGLSRPPSAPDS
- the IKBKE gene encoding inhibitor of nuclear factor kappa-B kinase subunit epsilon isoform X4 — encoded protein: METWSHACQQGGSRQKVLVMEYCSGGSLLSVLESPENAFGLPEDEFLVVLRCVVAGMNHLRENSIVHRDIKPGNIMRLMGEEGQSIYKLTDFGAARELDDDEKFVSVYGTEEYLHPDMYERAVLRKPQQKTFGVTVDLWSIGVTLYHAATGSLPFVPFGGPRRNKEMMYRITTEKPAGAIAGTQRRENGPLEWSYTLPITCRLSMGLQSQLVPILANILEVEQAKCWGFDQFFAETSDILQRVVVHVFSLSQAVLHHVYIHAHNTVAIFLEAVYKQTSVAPQHQEYLFEGHVCVLEPSLSAQHIAHTTASSPLTLFSMASETPKGLAFRDPAQDIPKFFPKVDLQADYSTAKSVLGAGYQALWLARALLAGQELMLRGLYWFVEMLQATCRRTLEVTRMALLFLSSSLGTERFSSVAGMPEMQELKRVTELRSKLRALAEALSRYAHDITETQMSLNNLSSELMKNRDQVHADRSIQQIQCCLDKMNLIYKQFKKSRMRPGLGYNEEQIHKLDKVNFGHLAKRLLQVFQEKCVQKYQTSLVTHGKWMREVHETRIHLRMVSCSVAAFNTEAQGAQESLSKILDQLSHQLLQDRTMGAQVSAPPTAPHPSPALTDLVLHMQELCEEVKLLAFDLQDNNRIIEGLSRPPSAPDS
- the IKBKE gene encoding inhibitor of nuclear factor kappa-B kinase subunit epsilon isoform X3, translating into MQSTVNYLWHTDDLLGQGATASVYKARNKKSGELVAVKVFNTASYLRPREVQVREFDVLRKLNHQNIVKLFAVEETGGSRQKVLVMEYCSGGSLLSVLESPENAFGLPEDEFLVVLRCVVAGMNHLRENSIVHRDIKPGNIMRLMGEEGQSIYKLTDFGAARELDDDEKFVSVYGTEEYLHPDMYERAVLRKPQQKTFGVTVDLWSIGVTLYHAATGSLPFVPFGGPRRNKEMMYRITTEKPAGAIAGTQRRENGPLEWSYTLPITCRLSMGLQSQLVPILANILEVEQAKCWGFDQFFAETSDILQRVVVHVFSLSQAVLHHVYIHAHNTVAIFLEAVYKQTSVAPQHQEYLFEGHVCVLEPSLSAQHIAHTTASSPLTLFSMASETPKGLAFRDPAQDIPKFFPKVDLQADYSTAKSVLGAGYQALWLARALLAGQELMLRGLYWFVEMLQATCRRTLEVTRMALLFLSSSLGTERFSSVAGMPEMQELKRVTELRSKLRALAEALSRYAHDITETQMSLNNLSSELMKNRDQVHADRSIQQIQCCLDKMNLIYKQFKKSRMRPGLGYNEEQIHKLDKVNFGHLAKRLLQVFQEKCVQKYQTSLVTHGKWMREVHETRIHLRMVSCSVAAFNTEAQGAQESLSKILDQLSHQLLQDRTMGAQVSAPPTAPHPSPALTDLVLHMQELCEEVKLLAFDLQDNNRIIEGLSRPPSAPDS
- the IKBKE gene encoding inhibitor of nuclear factor kappa-B kinase subunit epsilon isoform X1, producing MQSTVNYLWHTDDLLGQGATASVYKARNKKSGELVAVKVFNTASYLRPREVQVREFDVLRKLNHQNIVKLFAVEETVGPVLGQREVVLSLTHTGWKDSGHRIMETWSHACQQGGSRQKVLVMEYCSGGSLLSVLESPENAFGLPEDEFLVVLRCVVAGMNHLRENSIVHRDIKPGNIMRLMGEEGQSIYKLTDFGAARELDDDEKFVSVYGTEEYLHPDMYERAVLRKPQQKTFGVTVDLWSIGVTLYHAATGSLPFVPFGGPRRNKEMMYRITTEKPAGAIAGTQRRENGPLEWSYTLPITCRLSMGLQSQLVPILANILEVEQAKCWGFDQFFAETSDILQRVVVHVFSLSQAVLHHVYIHAHNTVAIFLEAVYKQTSVAPQHQEYLFEGHVCVLEPSLSAQHIAHTTASSPLTLFSMASETPKGLAFRDPAQDIPKFFPKVDLQADYSTAKSVLGAGYQALWLARALLAGQELMLRGLYWFVEMLQATCRRTLEVTRMALLFLSSSLGTERFSSVAGMPEMQELKRVTELRSKLRALAEALSRYAHDITETQMSLNNLSSELMKNRDQVHADRSIQQIQCCLDKMNLIYKQFKKSRMRPGLGYNEEQIHKLDKVNFGHLAKRLLQVFQEKCVQKYQTSLVTHGKWMREVHETRIHLRMVSCSVAAFNTEAQGAQESLSKILDQLSHQLLQDRTMGAQVSAPPTAPHPSPALTDLVLHMQELCEEVKLLAFDLQDNNRIIEGLSRPPSAPDS